Proteins co-encoded in one Muntiacus reevesi chromosome 13, mMunRee1.1, whole genome shotgun sequence genomic window:
- the UFD1 gene encoding ubiquitin recognition factor in ER-associated degradation protein 1, protein MFSFNMFDHPIPRVFQNRFSTQYRCFSVSMLAGPNDRSDVEKGGKIIMPPSALDQLSRLNITYPMLFKLTNKNSDRVTHCGVLEFVADEGICYLPHWMMQNLLLEEGGLVQVESVNLQVATYSKFQPQSPDFLDITNPKAVLENALRNFACLTTGDVIAINYNEKIYELRVMETKPDRAVSIIECDMNVDFDAPLGYKEPERQAQHEESAEGEAEHSGYTGELGFRAFSGSGNRLDGKKKGVEPSPSPVRPGDIKRGIPNYEFKLGKITFIRNSRPLVKKVEEDEAGGRFVAFSGEGQSLRKKGRKP, encoded by the exons ATG tTCTCCTTCAACATGTTTGACCACCCGATTCCCCGGGTCTTCCAGAACCGCTTCTCCACGCAGTACCGCTGCTTCTCCGTGTCCATGCTTGCGGGGCCTAATGACAGGTCAGATgtggagaaaggagggaaga TAATTATGCCGCCCTCAGCCCTCGACCAACTCA GCCGACTTAACATCACCTACCCCATGCTGTTCAAACTGACCAACAAGAATTCGGACCGAGTGACACACTGCGGGGTGCTTGAGTTCGTGGCTGACGAAGGCATCTGCTACCTCCCGCACTGG ATGATGCAGAACCTGCTGCTGGAGGAGGGCGGCCTGGTTCAGGTGGAGAGCGTCAACCTGCAGGTGGCCACGTACTCCAAGTTCCAGCCACAGAGCCCCGACTTCCTGGACATCACCAACCCCAAGGCCGT ATTAGAAAACGCATTGAGAAACTTCGCCTGTCTGACCACTGGGGATGTGATTGCCATCAACTACAACGAGAAG ATCTACGAGCTGCGTGTAATGGAGACCAAGCCGGACAGGGCTGTGTCCATCATCGAGTGCGACATGAAC GTGGACTTCGACGCTCCCCTGGGCTACAAAGAGCCGGAGAGGCAGGCCCAGCACGAGGAGTCAGCA GAAGGCGAAGCTGAACACAGTGGCTACACCGGGGAGTTGGGCTTCCGT GCCTTCTCCGGCTCCGGAAACAGACTGGATGGGAAGAAGAAGGGGGTggagcccagcccctccccagtcAGGCCCGGAGACATCAAGAG AGGAATTCCCAACTACGAATTTAAACTTGGTAAGATCACGTTCATCAGAAACTCCCGTCCGCTGGTCAAAAAGGTTGAGGAG